The nucleotide sequence CAACATCCGTTTCATCATTACCAACAGAAATTCCGGAAAGATCATTGCCAACGTCAATAAGACTTACTTCAACGCTGCAGACGGAGTTGTCAATCTTGCAGACTTGAAGTACGAAAGTCATAAGCAGGACTGGGGATCGATGGGTTTCAATCAGACCATTGAAGGCCACAAGTTCACAGTCAACAGCAACACTTACGACAACGGCCTTGGCACACACGCATCTTCCGAAACTGTTTACAATATCGAAGGCAAATATTCCAGCTTCCGTACAAGCTACGCCTTGGACGACGAATCCATCTGTAGCGACGGCGTGTTCATTGAAATTTGGGGTGACGGAAATCTCCTCGCCCAGTCCCAGCCTTTCCAGAACGGAATCATCCAGACGATTACCGCCCGCGTAAAGGACGTTCAAAAACTGACTCTTAAATCTCGTCCTGTGGACGGCATCAACTGCAGCCACGTCGACTTTATTCAACCTGTACTTATCCCGTAGGCAATTATGTTACTTTCTGTAATCGTACCTCTTTATAACGAAGAAGAAATCGTCGCCACTACCTTCAAGGTCCTGGAAGAAGAATTGAAGGATGTGGAACACGAACTGATTTTCGTGAACGACGGATCCAAGGATAAGACTCGTGAAATTCTCGAAGGTCTCCTCCCCACCACTCCGCACAACAAGCTTGTGAACTTCAGCCGTAACTTCGGCCACCAGGCCGCATTCAGCGCAGGTCTGGACAAGGCTACCGGCGACGCCGTGGTGATTATCGACGGCGACCTGCAGGACCCGCCTAGCCTCATCCACGAAATGCTGGAAAAGTGGCGCGAAGGATACCAGGTTGTTTACGCCCAGCGTAACAAGCGTGCCGGCGAAACCATCTTCAAGCGCTTTACCGCATTCGCATTCTACCGCATTATCGGCAAACTCACCAGCATTGATATCCCCCCTGATACTGGTGACTACCGCCTTATGGACCGCTGTGTCGTAGACCAGTTGAAGAACTTGCCGGAACGTAGCCGTTTCCTCCGCGGCTTGGTTTGCTGGGTTGGTTTCAAGAAGATTGGCGTCAAGTACGATCGTGCAGAACGCACCGCAGGTACATCCAAGTACCCGCTGAAGAAAATGGTCCGTCTCGCCTTGGACGGCATTACCGGCTTTAGCTCCGCCCCGCTGAAGATTAGTTTCTACATGGGCATTTTCGCCACCTTGGTTGGCTTCGGCATTTTCGTATGGTCCATCCTCGAGAAGTTCCTTTCCCCCGCAACAACCGTTCCGGGCTGGGCCTCCCTCATGACTGCCATCGTCTTCTTCTCTGGCGTTCAGCTGATGACCATCGGCATTCTCGGTGAATATATCGGCCGCATTTACGACGAAGTAAAGCAGCGTCCTCTGTACATTGAAGACAAGAAACAGGATTAATCATGAAAAACAAACTATTTGTAATGAGTTCCGCTAGCGGCGCAGGTAAATCTACTTTACAGAAGGAAGTGCTTCCCGATTTTCCGGACATCAAGTATTCCATTTCCGCAACCACCCGCAAGCCCCGAGTCGGCGAAGTAGACGGAGTCCATTATTTTTTCAAGACTCGCGAAGAATTTGAAGAACTGATCAAGAACGACGGTTTGATTGAATGGAACGAAGTCCACGGTAACTATTATGGCACTCCCAAGAGTTTCGTGGAACAGACTCTCGCCGAGGGCAATCGCGTGTTGTTCGACCTGGACGTTTTCGGCAAGGTGAACTTCGACAAGGTTTATCCCGACGCAACCGGCATCTTGATTTTGCCGCCCAGCGACGAAGAACTGGAACGCCGTCTCCGCGGTCGTGGTACCGATTCCGAAGAAGTCATCCAGCTCCGTCTTACAAACGCCAAGAAGGAAGTGGAATTTGCCAAGACCAAGGGCAAGTACGAATACGTCATCGTCAACGATGACCTTCAGAAAGCTGCAGACGAACTCCGCGCTATTTTGAAGAAATAAAAAACAAGGGGTCAAGCCCCTTGTATCATTTAATCAATTTCGACCTTTATGTCGACGCCAGGAACCCAAGGTTTCGCACAGTTGACAACGGGATTTAGCACTCTGCGGACTGGATTCAGGTCCGCAGTTTTTATATACAGTTTCACCCAATGAACATTCTGGACCATGGAAATAAATGCATCCACAGGTCCAAGGACCATCAGGGACTTTTCTGCACGGAGCATTTGTTCCAAGCGGTTTACCGTATTGCGTAAAAGCTGTTCGTCGCGGCTTCCGCAACTGATTTCGACAAGCTTGCAGAACGGCGGGTAGAATGCGTCGCGCCGATCTCCAATTTCCTTCTGGGCGAATCCTTCAAAGTCGTGGGAAATGGCGAACTGCATAACAGGTTCCGAGGGCTTTAGCGTTTGTATGTACACCTGACCCGTGGAGTCTTCTGCACGACCCGCGCGACCTGCAGTCTGACTCAGCAACTGGAACATACGTTCCGTCGCTCTAAAGTCGGGAATTCCAAGCCCAGTGTCTGCGCCAACGACCCCAACCAGGTGCACACCTGGGAAATCATGGCCCTTGGCCACCATTTGCGTCCCGAGGAGTATGTTGTATTCACGGTTGCGGAAGGAGTCAAGAATCTTTTCGGTGGCGCCCACGTTCTGAGTTGTGTCACGGTCCATGCGGATGACTTTGGCACCAGGCACCCATTCCTGGATTTCTTCTTCCAGCATTTCAATAGCGCCACCGATAAACTCATAAGTCTCCGCACCGCAAGCGCTACAGGGAGAGTTCACCGGGTAAAGCGTGGCGCAGTAATGGCACATAAGGGAACCATACTGCTTGTGATACACCAGAGGAATATGGCAGTTCTTGCAGTAAAGCGTTTCACCGCATTCCGTACAAACTCGAATTTTCGAGTAGCCACGTCGATTCATCAAAACTATGGCCTGGTCGCCAGCGGCAACACACTCTGACAACGCCTCGCGAAGTTTCGGCGACAGCAAGATGCCTTTCTGCTGACGCACCTTTCCCATGTCCACAACGCTTACATCAGGCAATGGAGCCTGGGTCGCACGCTCTTTCAAGCGTAAAACCTTCAGGTGGCCCGCAGCCACGTTATTGTAGGTTTCAAGACTAGGAGTCGCACTTCCAAGAACCACAAGGGCGCCATGCTTATGTGCTAAATGGAACGCCAGTTCGCGGGTATGGTACCGCGGGGCGGGATCCTGTTGCTTAAAGGACGAATCATGTTCTTCATCCAGAATCACCAAGTCAAAATCAAAAGGTGCAAGAATAGCGCTTCGGGTACCCAGCACCACGCGGGCAGAGCCGTTCATAATAGCCACATAGCCATTACGCTTCTTGGGGGCGGAAAGCGCCGAATGCAGCACAACCACAGGCACCTGTAAGAAGGATTCAAAACGTTCCGCCGTCTGGGGAGTAAGCCCAATTTCAGGAACAAGAATCAAAACCTTCTTGCCCTGTTTCAAGGCCTCGTAGGCCAGTTCCTGATAAACTCTGGTTTTTCCAGAACCCGTGACACCATGAAGCAAAGTTCCGCGAAAACCTGTTCCATCCAAATCTGCAACCAAGGATTGCAGAGCGTTACTTTGTTCCAAAGTCAAGGGAGGCAGGTCCGGTTTCGGCAACATTTTCAGAGCGGAATTTTCCGAGCCGTTTTTCTCGGCAGCATCACCAGAGCCTTCTTCCGTCGAACTCTTTTCAAATGCCAGCGCTTCCAGGAACTTCTCAAAATCCGCAGGCCAGAAAACAAACAGGGCCTTCATGGGCGTGGAGATATAGTACCTCGCCACCCATTCCAGATTTTCCATATAACGTTCGCTGAACTTGAATCCCGACTGATGGGGGCAAGCCAGGCGAACATCAAAATTCGGGCGATCCTGGTGAACCTTGGAAACAACAGCCAAGGCAGGCTTCTTTCGGGTGGCAAACTGAACCCACACCAAATCTCCCCTCTGCAACGAAACACCCTGTGGAACCCCGTAGGTATAAACCGCAGGAGCCAAGGGAATGTACACCTCGCAAAAACAGGTCAACTGAGATGATTTGACCTTGAGATGAACTTCCTCGGGAGGGATAATTTTGGGGATTCGCTTTGCCACGGAGTCAAAGATAGTTAAACCCATCAAAAACCCCTCTTTTTTAGGGAAATTTTTTTTCAAAAAACTTTTTTTATTTAGATTATAACTATAAATCCGGTATACGGATTTACCTACCTATTGGAGATATTATGAGCTTATTTGATTTTATGAAGGCAAACTGGAAAAAATCCGACCCCGCTGTACGTGCAGCTGCCGTAGAAACGGAAGTCGAAGATCAGGACATTATTGAAAGCCTGGCCAGTTCCGACCCTGATGTTAAGGTACGTACCGCTGCAGTCAAGAAGTTGACCGTCGTCGAAACACTTCAGAAGATTTCCAAGTCTGACAGTGACGACAACATCCGTCGCCTCGCTGCAAACCGTTACCTGGACGAAGTGGTTAAGATCCTTAAGAATGCAACCAATCCTTCCGAAAAGGAATTGGCATTGGCTGTCGAGCTCAAAGATTCCCATTATGCAGAAGATCTTTTGAAGTCCTCCATCACCAGCGAAATCGTTCGCGCCGAGTTGGTGAAGCTTTGCAACAAGTCCAGCATCCTCGCCGCTGTCGCATCCAACGATGCCAGCGAAAAGATCGCTTTGGCCGCAGCTGAAAAGGTGACCTCCGAATCCCTCATGCAGGATTTGACCAAGAAGTCCAAGCACAACTCTGTCCGCAAGTTGATCGCCGACAAGATCCGCGCCAAGAAGGAAGCAGAAGACGGTGGCAAGAAGGCCGCAGCACTTCTCCAGAGCAAGCGCGAAGCTTTGATCGGTCAGGCACATAGCCTCGCCGCAAGCAAGGACCCGCTGAGCGTCAAGGCTCAGTTCGACGACTTGATGAAGGACGCCGCCGCAATCGGCATGGGCGAATTCCAGCCCACCCTCAACGAAGTTTACGCCAGCTTCAACAAGTTCTGCGACGAACTCAATGCAGAAAAGTTGGCCGCAGCCAAGGCCGAAGCTGAAAAGCAGGCAAAGATTCAGAGCCTCGCTTCTGAACTCGAAGAATTGGAACAGATCATTGCGGAAGGCAAGCTTGCCGACAGCGCTGACCGCGTCTCCGCCATCATGAGCGACTGGACCGAAGGCAAGTCCATCATGGAAGCAAGCCTCATCAAGCGTTTCAACAACGCCTACTTCAAGGTCCAGGAATCCAAGAAGGTTGTTGAAGTTGCAGAAACGTCCGCAGAAACTGCTGCAGACGAATCCGCCCGTCCGGAATTGCTGGAACGTCTCCAGGCTCTTTCCGAAACCGACGTGAACGAATCTACCGGCAAACACTTGCACGCCATCGTCCGCGAATGGGAAAAGCTTCCGCTTCTCGAAGGCGAAGACCCCACCCTCCAGTCTTACAACGCACTTCGCAACAAGCTATCCGAAAAGATTTCCGCTTTCAATGAAAGCGCACAGAAGATTGTTGAAGAAAATTCCGCAAAGCTCAAGGCCATCATCGAAAAGGTTAAGGCCTTGGACGAAAACGAAAACTTCACCGAAATCAACAAGAAGGTTCGTGACTTCTACAACCAGTGGAAGGAAATCGTCGGCGAGCAGAAGTTCAAGTACCACGACCTGTGGCAGGAATACAAGGCAGCAACCGCCCGCTTCCAGGAAATGCAGCAGTGGGAAAACTGGCACAACGAAAAGGACCGCGACGACCTTCTCACCGAAATGGACGCTCTCACCAACGAAGCTCCCAGCCAGGCTGTTCTCTCCAAGCTCCGTGAACTTTCCAACCGCTGGAAGGAAATCGGCCGCGTGTCTGCCGACAAGTACCAGGCTATGCAGGAACGTTTCCAGGCTAACTACGAAAAGATCAAGACCAATTGCGCATCCTTCATTGAAGAAATGAATGCAGAACGTCTCAAGAACTTGGCCGACAAGGAAGCCCTCTGCCAGAAGATTGAAGAACTTGTTGCCAACGCAGAAATTTTCTGGAAGGACAAGTTCAAGACCATGCAGGAACTCCAGGAATCCTGGAAGAACATCGGAATGGTGCCGAAGGAAAATGTTGCAGCCCTCACCGAACGTTTCAAGGCCGCAGTCAATTCCTTCTACGCACAGCATAAGGAAAATGTCAAGCAGGAAGACGAGTCCCGCGAAGCCAACTACGAAAAGAAGGTGGCTCTCTGCGAAGAAGCCGAAGCACTTATCGAATCCACCGACTGGAATGCTACTTCCAACAAGCTGAAGCAGCTTCAGGATGCATGGAAGGCCTCCGGCCCGGTACCTAAGAGCAAGTCCGACGAAATTTGGACCCGCTTCCGCACCGCTTGCGATAGCTTCTTTGAAAAGAAGCGCACCCACTTCGAAGAAATGGATGCAAGCAAGCAGAAGAATCTCGACGCCAAGAACGCCATCTGTGAAAAGATGGAAGCAGGCGAAGCAACTCTTACTTTGGACGAATTGAAGGCTGCAGAAGCAGAATTCAAGGCACAGGGCATGGTTCCCAAGGAAGCTATCGAAAAGATCAGCGACCGCTTCAATGCAATCCACAACAAGATCCTCACCCGCCTCGCCCAGGCAGACGCAACCCTCTCCGCAGCCCTCGACGAAGTCAAAGCCAAGAAGCAGGAAATGATCGAAAAGGTCCGTCAGTTCTGTGAAAGCGCTGGTTCCAACCAGTTGGCCGACGCCGTTCGCGAAACCCAGAAGGAATGGCGCGAAATCGGTTCCTGCGGTGCTGAAGATCAGAGCCTCTACAAGACCTTCCGCGAAGTCTGTGACGATTTCTTCACTCGTCGTCGCGACCAGCTGGACATTCAGGAACAGGCTCGTCAGAACAACCTTCAGAAGAAGTTGTTGCTCTGCGAACAGGCAGAAGACTTGCTCACCGACTTGAGCGAAGCTACTGTTGGCGCATCTATGAACAAGGTCAAGCACCTCCGCCGCCTCTGGAAGGAAGTGGGAGCAGTTCCTCGCGAACATTCCGAAAAGACCTGGAACCGATTCAACACCGCCTGCGACAAGGTTTTCGCATTCGGCCGCAAGGACGAACCGAAGGCTGACGAATCCGCTCCCGCAGCAGATGCAAGCGCAGAAGCTCCCGCTGAAAACGCTTAATCGCTAAACGCGAAACAATTTAAGGATGGTCCATCGGGCCATCCTTTTTTGTTCTTGCTTTTTCAAAGCAAATTTCTAAATTGCAGTCCATGAAATTTCCTCCTTGGACATCTGTTGACGAAGCAGCCAAATTGCTGGCTGAAGGCCAAGTTGTCGGCATTCCTACCGAAACTGTTTACGGTCTCGCAGGCAACGCCTATGAGCCCAAGGCTTTGGCACAGATCTTCGCCATCAAGGAACGTCCCACCTTCGACCCGCTAATCGTCCATATCTGCGACGTGGCACAGTTGAAGGACGTGGCCAAGGACATTCCCGAAGCAGCCTACAAGTTGGCAGAAGCCTACTGGCCCGGCCCTATGACGCTGATCCTTCCCAAGAAGGATTGCATTCCGGACCTTTGCACCAGCGCATTGCCTTCTGTTGCCGTACGTTTCCCGTCTCACCCTGTGGCACAGGAAATCATCCGTAAGGCAGGCGTGCCTCTGGCTGCCCCTAGCGCAAACCTATTCAAGCACGTAAGCCCCACAACGGCTCAGCACGTGGCAGACCAGCTGGCCGACCGCGGTATCGCAGGCATTGTGGACGGCGGCCCCTGCGAAGTGGGTGTGGAAAGTTCAATCATTTCTCTCGTCGGCGAAACACCTACGGTGCTACGCCCGGGTGCCATCACCCCGGAGATGGTAGAGAAAGTTCTCGGCAAGGTGGCCATCAAGGAATCTACGTCCAAGCCGGGCCAGCCCATGGCAGCCCCGGGTCAGTGCGACACCCATTACCGCCCGCAAGTTCCGCTGTTCTACGGCGAAGTGCCTGCAGGTACAAAACTGCCAGAACACACCGTGCGCATCGCTTTCGGCAAGCAGGCAGGCGTTATTCCTGCCACCCTGAATCTGTCCGAATCTGGCGACATGCTGGAAGCAACCGCGAAGCTGTACGCCTTCATGCACGACCTGGATTTGCCCGAATACGATTTGATCCTCGTGGACCCCATTCCCAATGTGGGCGTAGGCATGGCACTGAACGACCGCCTCAAACGCGCTAGCATCAAGGTCCTTCCCGGCGCATAAAATCCCGAGGCATAAACTTTTTAACGCGTAAACTTTTATGCGCATAAACTTTTTTGCGCATAAAATTTTAGCCGTCCTCTTCAGGGCGGCTTTTTCATTGAAATTATATTCCGAACTTTTCAAAGTTCTCGTAGGTATATTCACGGGTGTACGCATTGAAATGCCACCACTCGCTATTCAGCGGTACCCAACCCGCCTTCTTCATAATAGCACGAAGCTTGTTACGGTTATCAATCTGTTCCTGCGTAAGGCGGCCACTCTTCAAAGCATCAGCCTCCCCCACCAAGCCCGCGCAACGCTCAAAGGAGTCAAAGTCCGTTCCCATGTCCAGCAGGTTTCCTTCAGCATCTGTAATGCTCAAGTCAAGAGCCAAGCCAAAGTTATGCAAGCCACCTTTCACCGGCGAAGAAACGTAATGGGAATAGGGCGTTCCCGCCACCATCCTCTTTAACGCAGCCTGGGCATAGATGGGTCGAGCAGCGTCAAAGATCACCAACTTGGAGCCAGGCATATCCTTCTCCATAATGGCGATGGTCCTTTTTAGCTTTACATAGGCATCCTTACGGACGAAGGCACGTTGTACACCGCAATACAAATCATGACCGGTAACGTTATTGAAGGTACCGTAACGCAGGTCCATCTGCAGGCCCTTCAAACGTGTAATCTCCACAAGGCTGGTGTCCGCCTCGGCGTAGGCAATCCATTGTTTTACCGATGAACAATAACGTAACGGCTTTTCAGGTTTCGCCGGTTCGAACTTCACGTCGGTGGCATAGGTCGGGTCCGCAAAGGACATTACACTCAAGATTCCAAGAGCGACAACAGTCCTAGCCATCATTTCGAAAAGCATTTTCATATCCGGAGCCGAGCCCCACAAACCTTAGGAGGATTACGTTCCCAAATCTACTTCTACACCGAACTGGAAGAACAAGCCCATGCCCTTAGCCATGAAAGGAACCAGTTCGTATCCATTCGAAAACTTGTTGTCCCTATCGCGAGTAACCCAGGAACGTTCGCGGGCATTTTCTCCACCCAGGAAGCGCAAGGCGCCCACATCGAGATTTGCAAAGAGGTTATCCACTTCAAGATAGAAACGTGCGCTGTTAAACCAGAACTTCTTCTTTGCAATATCCAAATTGACACGCAAATCCGTGCGGAACATATCAGTGAACTTATTCAAGTCCTTCAGCTCACGGGTACCAACATTACCATCCTTGGACGGAGTAATTGCATAGTAGTACAGCGGACGATGCAGGGCTGCATGGTGAGTCAAGATCACAGAGATGATAGAGTCCTTGCGCGGATAGTAACGGAAATGGGAAACGATGTCCAAACGGGAGTTAGCTTCCCAAGGCAGGGAACCATCACCTTCCAATTCATATTCGCCATAGACTGAGCTAATGTTCGTCGCCATGGAGAAATGGTGAGAGGTCTTATATTCCACAGAGCCGCTAGCGCCAAGAACCCAGGCATAGTCAATGGGTGTTACGTCGTTGTATTGAGCATAGGCCTTCGGCAAGGGCAGCAAGGGATTGTGGTAGTAGCGGCCAAAAGCGGAAGCCTGAGCAACAAGATACTTGGAATTATAGCCACCGCCAATCTTTGCAGAAGTACCAGATTCCAAACGGCCAACCAGGTCACCATTGTCGTAATAAGGTTTCCAGTCACCGCGGAAAGCTGCGTTGGCAAACATGCGCCAGTAAGCAGTATCGGTCTTTGAAAGATTCTGCTGGAAATCAAAGGAAGCAGTAGGCAAAGCGTCGTGACCAGTCCAGTCCGCCACAGCACCCACAGACAAAATCTTCTGGGAGAAATCATCCTTCCAATTCAAGCGGGCTACGCCGGAAATAACGCCCGTCATGTAATCATCGGACTGGATGGTTCCAAAATCAGGATAGCTTCGATCCAAAATCTGATGTTCATAAAGCAAAGCACCACTGAGGTCAGAGCCAAGGAACGTACCAAAACCCTTGTCGGCACCCACAGTAATTGTGCTATGAGTGTATTCATAACTATCAATAAATGTTCTGGTAATGTCTTCAAGCTTAGAAGGGTCAGAAGCCGGGCGGAAACCAATGGTATCGCGCAAGGTATCGCCAAGATGTTCCTGGACAAAACCGGCATGGAAGCTTGTACCAAAACGGGATTCATATTCCGCACCAATAACCAAGTAGGACTGGACGCCTTCAATAATGTCAATAGCCTTAGGATCGACCGCAAAGGAGTGAGTCGTATCCTGATGGATGCTGTAGTCATCCGAGCTGTACAGGGCTCTCAACGCCCAAGTGTTACCATTGCTATCGGAGCCGTTCAACTGAGTGTAGAAATCCATCGCATTAAGATCGAAGGGATCGGAATTCTTTACCTTGCAATCCTTGCACTCGTCAGTACGCTTGCGGAATTCAGAGAAAAACTTTTCGCCAAGATTCTGCAACATGTCGCCATCCAGCATACGGAAGGCAAAACGGAAGCTGTCCCAGAAAAGCCACGGAGCATCGACAACAACTTCACGCATGGTAATACCAGCAGAGAGCTTAGCGCCCCAGTCGCCCTTGGTCTGTTCAGGAATGTACTGCACAGAAGTTGCCAAGCCCTGGCCAATGGGGCCCTCGCCATAGTTATCATGAACTTCAATACCACTCAAGGTATGAGGATTCACCACAGACAAGTTGCCCGGGAAGCCAACATCCAAATGACGCATGTTGGGAATACGCAAACGGCCCAGATGGTAGGCCACGTCGCTGGCGCGGGAACCGTCATAATACAAAGCGTTGCTAAAATCCTTCTGGCCGGAAATACCCGGCATCTGGCTCAAATGTTCCGTAAGATCGAAGCGCATGCCTGCAGCGTCTTCCAACTTGTCCAGGTTAACCTTACGTTCCACATTCCACTGAACCTTTTCTTCACCGCCACCGATAATGGTGCTTGCACCAAGGTTACGAACATTGGTAGAAAGAGTGACCACCATGTCCGTCAAATCGGCAAAGTCCTGCAGTTCCACAAGTACACTATCAAAGCCATCCTTCTTGAAAATCAAGGAGGCGTTCTTGGAATCTACGGTGTATTCGAAACGACCATCGGAATTGGTCTCACCCACCTTTTTCCCAGACTGGTAGGCGATCATCACATCCTTGATAGGAAGGTCTGATTCCGCTTCCAAAACAACACCAATAATAAGAGTCTTGGTCGCAGCAAAAGTATAGCTTACCGCAAGAACAATCAGCAACAAAAGAGAACGGACTTTCATAATAAACAAATTAGAATAAATTTTTTATCTTGATGACTATGTTAGATGTATTCTTGGTACAAATGGATTGCGGAAACTTTGACAAGGTGCGAAAGCTCCTGGCCAAGGTTAATCTACAAAAAAACGGTCTCATAATCCTACCAGAGATGTTCTCCACCGGATACATCCCTAAGAATCCCGCGGAATTCGCCGAAGACTTCAGCAACGCAGACGCAAGCGCCACCGCACGCTTTTTAAGCGAGCTGGCAAATGAAACAGGCTGCGCAGTAATGGGAGCGGGCATCGGCCGCAATGCCAGTGGAAAACTGACAAACCACAGCAGCGTTTACCTTCCAGGCAACGTCAGCGAATACACAGGCTACAACAAGGTTCATCCCTTCTTTCCCGAATTTGACGAATTCGAATCCGGCGCAGATGTTAGTTTGTTTGAAATTAACGAATGGAACGTTTCCAGCGTCATTTGCTACGATTTACGCTTTCCGGAATTGTTTCGAAGCGCAGTCAAGAAAGGCGCCCAGCTGATCACTGTTCAAGCCGCCTGGCCCAAGGTCAGAATTGAACATTGGGAAACTTTGCTGAAGGCCCGCGCCATCGAAAATCAAGTCTACATTGCAGCAGTCAATGCGGTTTCCGCAGGCGAAAATAGCAACGTCGACGAAAAGAATCGACTGGGCGGAACCTCCATGATTATCACCCCACAAGGCGAAGTGATTTCCCGCGGAAGTTGCAATTGTGAAGAGGTTGTTCATAACTCGTTGGACATCTCGTCATTAATTAGTTACCGAAAGGCTTTTCCCGTCCTGAATGGAATAGTCTAAAACGGAATGATTTAAATCACACTAATTTATCCGTAATTCAAACGCGTTAAAACGTTGATATTCAACGTTTTGTTAGAAAACAGTGTGATGTAGATTTCTTTGGAATTTTACGTCCTCATTTTTGACATTGAAATGTCAAAAAAAATATGTAAGTTTGATAGTGTAATTTAAGGCTAACCACAGACGTGCGAGGTTCACCATGTCCCCCAATAGAATCCAGTATGCAAAGGCATTGATCAAGGCCGGCGTTACCCGCGAATTGGTCTTGCGCATCACTGCCATTTCTAGCTACCAGTACGTTCAGATTCAGCGCGAACTTGCCGCCTAGTAGGCTCACGTTGAAGCTTATCCTAGTCATTCCTCCACAGCCTGCCACTCAAAATGAAGAGAGGCAGGCTGTGCTTTTTTCCTGCTTTCGCGATGGCAGCTTGCTGCTGGAAGGCAAGGACGGAAAGAAGCCCGCACGTTTCTTCTTGACACCCCAGGACCAATTTCCCTGGGCTGACTTTATCCAGAAAATGATGGTGGCATGGCAGCTGGGAGATTACTCCGAATTGCCCCGTGAATTTCATCCGCAAAAAAGAATCCCACCCTTCGTCACCGACGAACTCTTGAACGAAACTCTTCCAAACCAAATGAAGGTTCTCGCCACTTTGAGACAGCAGGGATATTTTCCGCCCCTTCAGGCTAGAAAAGAAAAATGAACTCCGAAGAGTTCATTTTTCTTTTCAATTATGAATTATGAAGTATGAGACGAATAATCGCGCCTCCAGCGCCATATCAAATCTCGTAATTCATAATTGTTAATACTCTACCGCATTTCATGCGTTAGAGTATTAACATTCCATCGCCGTAGCTAAACAGCTTCAGCCTGTTTTCCACAGCCATCTTGTAGGCAGCGAGAGTATTTTCGCGGCCATAGAACGCAGATACCAAAAGGATCAGGGAGCTCTTGGGCCAATGGAAATTGGTGAGGAGTCCATCGATTACCTTATAGCGGTAACCCGGATAGAAGAAGGCGTGGGTCACACCAGTCTGGGCCTTCACGGTACCGTCATCGGCGGCGATAGTTTCCACCACGCGGGTGCTGGTGGTACCTACGGTAACGATGCGACCGCCGGCGGCCTTCGCCTTATTGATGATGTCGGCGTTTTCCTGAGTCATCTCGTAGTGTTCACCATGCATCTTATGCTGCGTGAAGTCTTCTACGGAAATATTCTGGAAGGTACCAGGACCTACGTGAAGAGTAACTTCGGCAACATGCACGCCTTTAGCCTTCAACGCGTCCAGCATTTCTTCGCTGAAATGCAGGCTGGCGGTAGGAGCGGCCACGGCACCAGAATACTTTGCGAAAATCGTCTGGTAGGCCTTTTTGTCTTCTTCATCGTCGGGACGGTCAATGTAGGGCGGAAGCGGAACATGGCCCTGAGCATTCATCACGGCTTCCAGTTCCACCGGAGTCACCGCAAAACGCAGCACGCGGGAACCGTCTTCGTTCACAGATTCCACCGTAGTCTTGACGCCGGCGATAATCAGTTCGCGTCCCACCTTGAAAGCCTTACCGGGGCGAACCTGCGCCTCGTAGCGGGCGGAGCCATCTTCCGCAGGAATCATCGCCTGCACCAGCAATGTTTCCACCTGGCCGCCATGCAGAGTTTCACCGTACAAGCGTGCAGGAATCACCTTGGTATTATTCACCACCAGGCAGTCCCC is from Fibrobacter sp. and encodes:
- a CDS encoding glycosyltransferase family 2 protein, with product MLLSVIVPLYNEEEIVATTFKVLEEELKDVEHELIFVNDGSKDKTREILEGLLPTTPHNKLVNFSRNFGHQAAFSAGLDKATGDAVVIIDGDLQDPPSLIHEMLEKWREGYQVVYAQRNKRAGETIFKRFTAFAFYRIIGKLTSIDIPPDTGDYRLMDRCVVDQLKNLPERSRFLRGLVCWVGFKKIGVKYDRAERTAGTSKYPLKKMVRLALDGITGFSSAPLKISFYMGIFATLVGFGIFVWSILEKFLSPATTVPGWASLMTAIVFFSGVQLMTIGILGEYIGRIYDEVKQRPLYIEDKKQD
- the gmk gene encoding guanylate kinase is translated as MKNKLFVMSSASGAGKSTLQKEVLPDFPDIKYSISATTRKPRVGEVDGVHYFFKTREEFEELIKNDGLIEWNEVHGNYYGTPKSFVEQTLAEGNRVLFDLDVFGKVNFDKVYPDATGILILPPSDEELERRLRGRGTDSEEVIQLRLTNAKKEVEFAKTKGKYEYVIVNDDLQKAADELRAILKK
- the priA gene encoding primosomal protein N'; the encoded protein is MGLTIFDSVAKRIPKIIPPEEVHLKVKSSQLTCFCEVYIPLAPAVYTYGVPQGVSLQRGDLVWVQFATRKKPALAVVSKVHQDRPNFDVRLACPHQSGFKFSERYMENLEWVARYYISTPMKALFVFWPADFEKFLEALAFEKSSTEEGSGDAAEKNGSENSALKMLPKPDLPPLTLEQSNALQSLVADLDGTGFRGTLLHGVTGSGKTRVYQELAYEALKQGKKVLILVPEIGLTPQTAERFESFLQVPVVVLHSALSAPKKRNGYVAIMNGSARVVLGTRSAILAPFDFDLVILDEEHDSSFKQQDPAPRYHTRELAFHLAHKHGALVVLGSATPSLETYNNVAAGHLKVLRLKERATQAPLPDVSVVDMGKVRQQKGILLSPKLREALSECVAAGDQAIVLMNRRGYSKIRVCTECGETLYCKNCHIPLVYHKQYGSLMCHYCATLYPVNSPCSACGAETYEFIGGAIEMLEEEIQEWVPGAKVIRMDRDTTQNVGATEKILDSFRNREYNILLGTQMVAKGHDFPGVHLVGVVGADTGLGIPDFRATERMFQLLSQTAGRAGRAEDSTGQVYIQTLKPSEPVMQFAISHDFEGFAQKEIGDRRDAFYPPFCKLVEISCGSRDEQLLRNTVNRLEQMLRAEKSLMVLGPVDAFISMVQNVHWVKLYIKTADLNPVRRVLNPVVNCAKPWVPGVDIKVEID